The DNA sequence CGACCTGGTCTTCGAGGCGCCGGACGTCGCGTGGGGCGACTTCGCGACCTGGCACGGCCTCGGGCGCGCGGCCGGCGTGCTGCTGCTGACCGGGACGTTCCCGGCGGTCACGCTCATGGCGTACCTCTTCGCCGGGATGGCGATCGGACGCCTCGACCTGCGCTCCCCGGCGATCGCTCGCCGGCTGTGCTTCGGCGGCGCGGCGCTGGCTGCGGGCGCGTACGCCGTCTCGTGGGTCGCGACGCGCGTCTTCGGCGGCCTCGACGCCGTCCACCGGGCCCTGGAACCGGCGGCGGCGAGCTACGGCATGAGCCCGGAAACGCTGCTGCACCTCGACGAGTCCTGGATCCACGGCACCCCGCCGACCACGACGTGGGCCTGGGAGCTCCTGCCGAGCGGCGCGTCGTGCACGCCGTTCGACCTGCTGGTGTCGATCGGCCTCGCGGCGTCGGTGATCGGCGGCTGCCTGCTGCTCGAACCGCGCTTCGAGCGGCTCCTGCGTCCGCTGGCCGATCTCGGCGGCCGCGCGCTTTCCGCGTACGCGCTGCACTTCGTGGCGATCTGGCTCATCTGGGACAGCGCCGACGACGGCCCGGACGTGTTCGCCCTCACCCATTTCGTGGCCTTCTCGGCGGTCGCGCTCATCACCTCGGTGGCCTGGCGTCGCCGGATCGGGCGCGGCCCGCTCGAATGGGCGATGGCACGGCTGTCGCGGTGGCCGGACCGGCTGCCCGACGCGTACCTCCCGGCCGGTCGCTAGGTTCACCGGATCGGTGCGCTTTGCTTGGTGTGTCGGGGTTTCGGCGCTTAACTTCGTCGGCGATCCGGCGCCACGGGGCCCGGACCGACACCCCCACCGGAGCAAGTCGATGACCACAGCCGAGCCCACGACGACCGCCGTGGCGGACCTCGTGCGGAGCACCCTGGCGACGCACAAGTCGCTGTTCCTCGCCACCTCGGGCAGCGACGGGCCGTGGGTCGGCGGCGTCTACTTCGCCGAGGACGGCCCGTTCACGCTGAACCTGGTGCTGGAACGCCGCGGCCGGACGCTCGCCGCGATCCGCGAGAACCCGGTGGTCTCGCTGGTCGTGTCGACCGGCTCGCCGATGCAGCCGTTCCTGCAGGCCCAGGCGCTGGCCGAGGTCGTCGGCGGCGAGGACGACACGCAGGTGCGGGAGACGCTGGTGGCGAAGGTCCCGGAGGCGGCGCCGTTCCTGGACGCGCCCGTGGTGGCGGTCCGGCTGAGCGTCCGGGGCTGGCGCGCCACGGACATCGCGAACGGCTGGCTCCCGGGCCGCGAGCTGCCGGGCCCCCGCACCCCCTGAGCCGTACCGGCACGGCCACCGCGCGGGTGGCCGAGCCGGTTCCTGCCGCTCCACCCGCGGCGGCGCTTCCGGGCGAGCGTCGCCGTGGGTGGAGCGAAAGTCCGTGAAGGCCTCCTTGAGGGACTTAGAGTCCCGGAAGGGGGCCTTCACGGACTTCTGGGCGAGCTCAGGCGTTGAGTTCTTCCAGCGTCGTCGGCACGTGGAACGGCGGCGTGCTCGTGCCCGTGATCCGGTAGCGGCCCCACGGGTCCGGGTCCGACAGCTCGCCCGTCGCCGAATGCTCGCCCGCGTGGATCTCGACGGCCTTCTTCTTGCCGCCGGCGAGGCGAGACAGCTCTTCGTGCACCGCCACCCGGCCGTACCAGCGGTAGAAGCCGTCGATCGGCTGGAAGTACCCGCGCAGTTCCACCTGGGCCGTCAGCGAAACGCCGTCGACCACCAGGGTCGCTTCGCCGCTGTAGCCGTCTTCGTCGTGGTCGCTCATGAGGTTTCCTCCACGGGGTCGGCGCGGCCCAGCTGGACCACCTTGTTCGCTTCCAGCGGCTGGTTCGGGTCGATGACGACGCCGTGCTGGCGGCTCAGCCCGTCGATGGCCGCCCAGATGATCTGGGTCAGGTACTCGACGACCGCGTCGCGGCCCATCGAGCGGCGGTCCAGCCACCACTCGCCGGTGTTCTGGACCATGCCGACGATGCCGTGCGCCCACGGCTCGGCCGCGCCGGAGTCCATGTTGAACATCCGCATGTAGTCGCCGAGCAGCGCGGTCAGCGCCGTCGCGATCAGTTCCTTGTCCTCGGCCACGACGTCGGAGCTGACCGGCTTCTCCGGACGTCCGTGCGCGAGCAGCCGGTACAGGTTCGGGTGCTCCTCGATCACGGTGAAGAACGCGTCGAGGGCCATCCGGATCCGCGGCACCGGCGCGAGCTCGGCGTTGATCGCCGGGATCAGCCGCTCGAAGAGGATCTCCGTGCCGCGCTGCCCGAGGGCGACGTAGAGGTCGGCCTTGTCGTCGAAGTGCCGGTACAGCACGGGTTTCGTGACGCCCGCTTCGGCGGCGACGTCCTCCATGCCGAGGTCCGGGCCGTGCGTGTCGAGCGCGCGCAACGCGGCTTCGACGAACTCCTTGCGCCGCGCGATCCGGTGCTTGCGCCAGCGGTCCCGGCGGGCGTCGCCGGTCGCCTCCTCGTCGCGCGACGAAGGCTCGGACGACTTGCCGGAGCGCTTGACACGTTCGATCACGAGAGGGATGCTACCAGAGGTAACTGTTACCTCAAGTTACATGTTTCGGAAGGGGTTGTCGGCAATGACGCGGACGCTGAAGGAACCGGATCGCGACAAGACCGCGGAGCGGCTGCTCAAGTCGTCGGCGAACAAGTTCTACGACCCCGACGTCGACATCGACTGGACCGCGCCGCTGGTCGAGGGCAAGCGGTTCATTCCGGACGAGCGCTCCTCGCTCTACGGCACCGAACTCTGGGACAAACTGACGCCGGAGCAGCGCATCGAGCTCGGCAAGCACGAGGTCGCCAGCGTCGCCACCACCGGGCTGTGGTTCGAAATCCTCCTGATGCAGATGCTGCTCAAGGAGGTCTACGAGCAGGACCCGACGTCCGCGCACGCGCAGTTCGCGCTCACCGAGATCGCCGACGAATGCCGGCACTCGACGATGTTCGCGCGGATGGCGTCGCGGATCGGCTGCCCCGCCTACGGCCCGGTGCCGTGGCTGCGGAAGCTCGCGAAGCTGATGCCGACGATCTCCTACGGCCCGGCGCGCTACGGCGCGATCCTGGTCGCCGAGGAGGTGCTCGACCGGCTGCAGCGCGAGCAGATGAACGACGACGGCATCCAGCCGCTGGTCCGGATGGTCAACCGGATCCACGTGCTGGAGGAGGCGCGGCACGTCACCTTCGCCCGCGAAGAGGTCACCCGCGGCATGGCGAAGCTGTCGAAGGCCGAGATCGGCTACCAGCAGTTCATCATCGCGCTCATCTCGTACTTCGTGACGCGGGCGTTCATCAACCCGAACGTCTACAAGGCGGTCGGCATCCGGCCGCGCGACGGCGTCGAAGCGGCGCTGAACAACCCGCACTGGCAGGGCACGATCGCCTGGGCCGGCGAGAAGATCATGCCGTTCCTCGAGGAGTCGGGCCTGGTCGGCTTGCCCGGCAAGTACTTCTGGCGCAAGTCCTTCCTGCTCCCGGCGGGCCGGTGACCACCACCGCGTCGCGGCTGCGCGACCCGTCGATCGCGCACCGGTTCGTCGCGAGTGACGGCGCCGCGCTGCACGTCGAGCTGTCCGGGCCCGCAGACTCGGCCGTGACGCTGGTGCTGGTGCACGGCTGGACGCAGGACCACCGGACGTGGGACTTCGTGCTGCCGCACCTCGACCCCGGCGTGCGCGTGCTGCGTTACGACCTGCGCGGCCACGGCGGTTCGGCGCACGCGCGCCCGGGCTCGGCGTCGATCGCCCGGCTCGCCGACGACCTCGCCGAGGTGATCGCCGACCGCGCCCCGGACGGCCCGCTCGTGCTCGCCGGGCACTCGATGGGCGGCATGACGCTGATGGTGCTCGCCGAACGGCACCCCGCGCTGGTCGCGTCGCGGCTCGCGGGGGCGGCGTTCGTGGCGACGTCGTCGGGGGACATGGACCGGCTGACGCTCGGGTTCCCGGGCCTGGTCGGCCGGGGCGTCACGCGCTTCGAGCCGCGGCTGGCCCGCCTGCTGGCCGGCTTGCGGTCGGACACGCTGCGCCTGCGGCCGGGGATGGTCCGGTCCGGCTCGCGTCGCTTGGTCTTCGGCGACCGGCCGGGCCGCGCGCAGGTGGACAGCGTCGTCGAGCAGCTGCTGTGCGCCCACCCGGCGAGCGCCGGGCTGTTCCTGGAAGCGATCGCGTCCCACCGCGGCGTCGGCGGCCTGGGCGCGCTCTGCGACGTCCCGTCGGTGGTGCTGGCGGGGGAGAAGGACCGGCTGTGCCCGCTGGCGCACGCGAAGGTGATCGCGGACGAGCTGCCGCACGCGGAGTTCGTCCGCTACCCGGGAGCCGGCCACATGCTGCCGCAGGAACGCCCCTACGAAGTGGCCCGCCGCATCTCGGCCCTGGTCCGCACGGCCGCCCCTCGTTGACACGCCGTAAACAATGCATCTTTCCTAGGGAAAGTTCCGCTTTCGGGGGTCGAAAACGGAACTTTCCCTAGGAAAGATGCGTCCTCAGGAGTCTTTGAGCGGGAAGCCGCCGCCGATGCCTCGCCAGGCGAGGTTGGCCGTCAGGGCGACCGCCTCCTCCTGGCTCATCGACTGGTGGTGCTGCAGCCAGAACCGGGCGCTGACCTGGCTCATCCCGACCAGCCCGACCGCCAGCAGCCGCGCCTTGTCCTCGTCGAGGCCGGCGTCCGCCGTGATCGTGTCCGTGATCGCGTCCACGCTCGCCGACGTCGCGCGGTCCACCGCTTCCTGGACCGCCGGCTCGCCGCGCAGGTCGGACTCGAACACCATGCGGAACGCGCCCGCGTCGCTGCTCACGAAGTCGAAGAACGCGCCGACCGTGGCCGGGACGCGCTGCTTGTTCTCCGTCGTCGAGTCCAGCGCCGCCTGCACGCGCCTGACCAGCTCGTCGACATGGCTTTCGAGCAGCGCGATGTACAGGTCGAGCTTGCCGGGGAAGTGCTGGTAGAGCACCGGCTTGCTGACGCCCGCGACCTCGGCGATCTCGTCCATGGCGGCGGCGTGGTAGCCGTTCTCGGCGAAGACCCGCTGCGCCGCGGCGAGGAGCTGGGCCCGGCGCTCGGTCCGGGGCAAGCGCACCCCTCGTTGCTGCAACCGCGTCATCTCCGTCATGCTCTTCCTCCCGTCTTCGCCACCTTCGACGGGCGGGGTCGCCACCGCGTGAAGTCGACCTGAAGATTACTCGCCGGTACGCGTGCTGTGCCAAGTGTCGGGCATCCTGGAGCCGTGAAGACCTCCGCCCACGGCCCGGGAGACGTCGGCGCGGCCCGGCCGCCGGTGACCCACGTGCCCCTCTCCACCAGGGCTTTGCCGTCGCTCGAACCGGTGCTGCCGCCCTGGCCGGCGACGTTCGAAGAGGTCGGCACCGCCCGCCTCCAGGTGCGCCGCACGCCGGGCCCGGACGGCGTGCCGGCCGTCTACCTCCACGGCCTCGGCGGTTCGTCGACGAACTGGACCGACCTGGCGGCACTGCTCGCCCCGGTCGCCGGGGGCACCGCGCCGGATCTGCCGGGCTTCGGCTCCTCAGAGCCCGAGGCCGGGTTCGACTTCAGCCTCGAAGCGCACGCCGAGGTCGTCGCGCGGCACATCCGCGACGTCGGCGCTCCGGTCCACCTGCTCGGCAACTCGATGGGCGGCGCCATCGCGCTGATCGTGGCCGCGCGGCACCCGGAGCTCGTCAAGACGCTGACGCTCATCTCGCCCGCGATGCCCGACCGGCGCCCCGACCCGCGGCGGCTGTCGGACCCGCGGATGGCGTTCGCGTACCTGCCGCTGGTCGGCGCGCGGGCGCGCGCCCAGCTCGCCGCGCTCGGCCCGCGGGAACGCGCCGCGCAGGTCATCAAGCTGTGCTTCGCGGACCCGTCGAGGTTCCCGGAGAGCCGGCTCGACGAGCTGACCGAGGAGCACGGCGCCCGCGCGGCCTTCGCCTGGGCCGCGCCGGCGATGGCGCGCAGCACGTTCGGCATCTTCCGGGCCTGGTCGGCGGTCGGGAAGGCGTCCCTGTGGGCGCTCGCGCCGTTGGTGAAGGTGCCGACGCTGGTCGTCTGGGGTCGCGAGGACCGCGTCATCTCGGTGCGACGCGCCATGCGGACCGCCCGCGCGATCCCGCGGGCCCGGTTGCTGGTGCTCCCGCGCACCGGCCACGTGGCGCAGATGGAGCGTCCGATCGTCGTCGCGAAGGCGGTCCTCGGCATGTGGGAGCACGTCGAAGCCGGAAATTGGTAGCCCGATCGGGCGACAACTGATCGCTGCGTGATCCGCCAGTCGCCGAGGGCGCCGCTTCGGCGCTGTGGCACCCTGGTGCGGTGGACCGGGTGAAGCAGGACGCGCGAGGTGATGATCGGCGGGCTCCCCACCGCGCGTCGGCCCGCCGGCCCGCGCAAGGCGCCCCGGAGCCCGAAGAGCCGCCGCGCACCGGGCAGTACCGCCCGTCGAAGGCGCCGGC is a window from the Amycolatopsis sp. NBC_00355 genome containing:
- a CDS encoding DUF418 domain-containing protein — translated: MDGVFAVPTAPVRSREHQPTAGPAPRSGPAVRLTGIDVARGLAVLGMYAVHLGPNPLDGGSAVWFKPFEGHSAALFAVLAGVSIALMSGGRRPRQGRARTRVALRLATRAPLLVALGLLLSGLGTGYMVILAYYGACFLLAIPWLRCRARTLAVAALVTAVVMPLVSFALRSAFAPRDLVFEAPDVAWGDFATWHGLGRAAGVLLLTGTFPAVTLMAYLFAGMAIGRLDLRSPAIARRLCFGGAALAAGAYAVSWVATRVFGGLDAVHRALEPAAASYGMSPETLLHLDESWIHGTPPTTTWAWELLPSGASCTPFDLLVSIGLAASVIGGCLLLEPRFERLLRPLADLGGRALSAYALHFVAIWLIWDSADDGPDVFALTHFVAFSAVALITSVAWRRRIGRGPLEWAMARLSRWPDRLPDAYLPAGR
- a CDS encoding pyridoxamine 5'-phosphate oxidase family protein, which codes for MTTAEPTTTAVADLVRSTLATHKSLFLATSGSDGPWVGGVYFAEDGPFTLNLVLERRGRTLAAIRENPVVSLVVSTGSPMQPFLQAQALAEVVGGEDDTQVRETLVAKVPEAAPFLDAPVVAVRLSVRGWRATDIANGWLPGRELPGPRTP
- a CDS encoding DUF4873 domain-containing protein, whose translation is MSDHDEDGYSGEATLVVDGVSLTAQVELRGYFQPIDGFYRWYGRVAVHEELSRLAGGKKKAVEIHAGEHSATGELSDPDPWGRYRITGTSTPPFHVPTTLEELNA
- a CDS encoding TetR/AcrR family transcriptional regulator, producing the protein MPLVIERVKRSGKSSEPSSRDEEATGDARRDRWRKHRIARRKEFVEAALRALDTHGPDLGMEDVAAEAGVTKPVLYRHFDDKADLYVALGQRGTEILFERLIPAINAELAPVPRIRMALDAFFTVIEEHPNLYRLLAHGRPEKPVSSDVVAEDKELIATALTALLGDYMRMFNMDSGAAEPWAHGIVGMVQNTGEWWLDRRSMGRDAVVEYLTQIIWAAIDGLSRQHGVVIDPNQPLEANKVVQLGRADPVEETS
- a CDS encoding AurF N-oxygenase family protein, with amino-acid sequence MTRTLKEPDRDKTAERLLKSSANKFYDPDVDIDWTAPLVEGKRFIPDERSSLYGTELWDKLTPEQRIELGKHEVASVATTGLWFEILLMQMLLKEVYEQDPTSAHAQFALTEIADECRHSTMFARMASRIGCPAYGPVPWLRKLAKLMPTISYGPARYGAILVAEEVLDRLQREQMNDDGIQPLVRMVNRIHVLEEARHVTFAREEVTRGMAKLSKAEIGYQQFIIALISYFVTRAFINPNVYKAVGIRPRDGVEAALNNPHWQGTIAWAGEKIMPFLEESGLVGLPGKYFWRKSFLLPAGR
- a CDS encoding alpha/beta fold hydrolase, whose product is MTTTASRLRDPSIAHRFVASDGAALHVELSGPADSAVTLVLVHGWTQDHRTWDFVLPHLDPGVRVLRYDLRGHGGSAHARPGSASIARLADDLAEVIADRAPDGPLVLAGHSMGGMTLMVLAERHPALVASRLAGAAFVATSSGDMDRLTLGFPGLVGRGVTRFEPRLARLLAGLRSDTLRLRPGMVRSGSRRLVFGDRPGRAQVDSVVEQLLCAHPASAGLFLEAIASHRGVGGLGALCDVPSVVLAGEKDRLCPLAHAKVIADELPHAEFVRYPGAGHMLPQERPYEVARRISALVRTAAPR
- a CDS encoding TetR/AcrR family transcriptional regulator; this translates as MTEMTRLQQRGVRLPRTERRAQLLAAAQRVFAENGYHAAAMDEIAEVAGVSKPVLYQHFPGKLDLYIALLESHVDELVRRVQAALDSTTENKQRVPATVGAFFDFVSSDAGAFRMVFESDLRGEPAVQEAVDRATSASVDAITDTITADAGLDEDKARLLAVGLVGMSQVSARFWLQHHQSMSQEEAVALTANLAWRGIGGGFPLKDS
- a CDS encoding alpha/beta fold hydrolase; its protein translation is MLPPWPATFEEVGTARLQVRRTPGPDGVPAVYLHGLGGSSTNWTDLAALLAPVAGGTAPDLPGFGSSEPEAGFDFSLEAHAEVVARHIRDVGAPVHLLGNSMGGAIALIVAARHPELVKTLTLISPAMPDRRPDPRRLSDPRMAFAYLPLVGARARAQLAALGPRERAAQVIKLCFADPSRFPESRLDELTEEHGARAAFAWAAPAMARSTFGIFRAWSAVGKASLWALAPLVKVPTLVVWGREDRVISVRRAMRTARAIPRARLLVLPRTGHVAQMERPIVVAKAVLGMWEHVEAGNW